TTGAATGATATTTTTATCTATGAAAATAAAGTATAAGTTTATAATTGATAATTTTTTATGCGATTCTTTGGATTTGGTAAAATCAATTTAAGTTATTGATTTTATTGTATTAAATATGGTTTGATTTTTTGACTATATAAAAATACTAAATGGAATTTGTATTGTAAATTTAGAACAGTTATTTCTAAAAAGCGGAGTTAAAGTTGCTAATTTTAAATTTAAAATGAAATGCTATCATTTATTTTAAGGAAGTTGTCATGGAAAATTTATCTACCGAAAACGACATTATTTATTTGTGCGAAAAAAATTCTAAAATACTTAGGGAAGAAAAAAATCCTTTAATAAAACCTGAAAAAATTTCATTAATATTAGATACAGTTGTTCAAAATAAAAAGATAAAAATCAAAGCAAAAATTATCAAATTAATGAGAGCTTTACTTCGATATCAACATAATCCTAAAAATATTAAAGTCAGCACAAATTATTGGAATTCAGCAAATACACATCCAGAGAGTCTTAGAGAGAATAGAGTAATTATTGAGAACCTTAGAACACAATTGGATGTTGAATTTAGAAATAGTAAGACACTTTATTTGTATATTTTAGATAATCTTGAAGATATCTATAATTTGACAGTAATTTTAGAATCAGAGGATAATAATATTAGTCCTGATTGCTATGAAAAGAAATCGCCTTTTAGTTTAGAGAATATACTTAAAAAAGAATATTATCCTGAATATAAAGAATTCCATGATAGCCTTTATGATGAATCATTAGCAAAATAAAATGATCTAAATTAAAGCTGAGTTTTGATGATGATTGTTTTTCAAGTTAAGATTTATAATCTATTCAACACTTTCTATTTTTTTTAAATTAAAAAAAAAATTTAAAAAAAATAGAAAATTAATTTGAATACTTGTACTATTCATAGTTCATATATCTTATAAATTGTTTTCTTATTAGGAAATTTCTATTATGTATATTTTCATGATTATTTTATGTTTATTTTTCTTTATAATTTTTGTCAACTCTATTATAGGCTTTATTAAACCAGAAATTCTAAAAGACAAAAAATCTGGAAAAGTACCAAGTAAAAAAGAATCTTTATGGTTTTTTATATTTTCATTAATA
The Pigmentibacter ruber genome window above contains:
- a CDS encoding DUF29 family protein, with the translated sequence MENLSTENDIIYLCEKNSKILREEKNPLIKPEKISLILDTVVQNKKIKIKAKIIKLMRALLRYQHNPKNIKVSTNYWNSANTHPESLRENRVIIENLRTQLDVEFRNSKTLYLYILDNLEDIYNLTVILESEDNNISPDCYEKKSPFSLENILKKEYYPEYKEFHDSLYDESLAK